One Phyllopteryx taeniolatus isolate TA_2022b chromosome 12, UOR_Ptae_1.2, whole genome shotgun sequence genomic window, CTGTGAGTGCAAGTTCTAGTAAGGTAGCTAGTCACCTTCGCTGAATGTGTTGATTCAAGGTGACTATCCCCCAAATCTATAACAGAATAGTGTTCTTCTAAATGTTAGGGGATTGATAGGGCAATACAGATGTGGATTTGTATGATAGTAACTGTGTTATGATGCTTGACTATCTACCAAATCATCAGAgaggtttgtgttttttgggtttAAAGGGACCCTAAAAAGGGAAATAGGATAGAGTAGGATTGGTTTATGGCAACGGCATTAAATTTGACAGGTTTTGTTATCCCAGACAATAGAAATTGTGCTTTGTGCTTCATGTTTTAGTATTGTTGGTGTTTAATTACCCTATTTGGTATACCTCACCAAGCATTCATATCATTCTTTAGCTAAGCAACACAGGTATAGTCACTTTCTTTGACCACATATAGCTGGCCTGATAACCTTGGTCTCTAATCAGTTGCTAGTTACAGTCACCTCatcaatgtttttgtgtgtcatgTCTTTTTTGTAACCCCTTTCTGATTTCCTTGAATTTTATTTACCAATGTTAAATTTTCTTTTGCTAATATTTCCTGTCAATTCTTCTACAGAAAATGTCCATTTTAAACTCCCCCTTGTAATAACTGGTACCGTTGATGTTTCTTTAGTAAAGCTTCTGGCAAGAAGAAAAGTACATCTAAAAAGCAAGGCAAGCGAGCAAGAAAAATTACAGTGTAACCTCTAAAGTCCAAATTGGTAGAATTCCAAATGGTACGACTTCAGGGTGATTGGACTTTGAAGTTTCACAGGTTGTCACGATCCCCCCTGTATAATTATGTACATTACTGGTATTATTTCTGGCTCAAGATTCAATATGTCCATGAAATAATGTATAAACTGAGCAATTATTCAATCTTACCGAAAACAATTCagatcataaaaataaataatatatgaattAAATCATAGAAACACCCGTTAGTGGACATTTTTGTCAGAtattttattatactgtatttttgtattgttgcaTTCGGTGATAATAGAGCCGACtcaattttaaaatggacatttttatttcagatgtcccattttttccccctcctttacatcctcttttattttttcctcaccGTGCGTGTCCAGATTTCCCTGCAGTTCTTCTCCTTGTGTCTGTCTTGTTTGTAGATGTAGGggatgaggaggaggcaggCCCTCTCCGCCGCTTCCAAAATTCTCGGGAGAGGTGCAAGTTCCTCGCCCCCTCCATCTCAGTTTCTGTGCCTGAGGACGACCCCTACCACTCCGACGAGGAGTACTATGAGCACCCCTTGTTCAGCCCAGAGTGGACGCACTCGGGCGCCCGCCCCATGGGGCAGGCTGTGGCCTTTAGACAGATTGAAGGTGAACCACGCACGGTTCCTCTTTTCTGTCTCTCAACCCCTCCACCCcttctttccttttctttcctgTGTTGTGCCTTCCTCCCAGCATCTCTCCACCCTTCCGTCTCTCCATTTGTCAGTTGGTCCgtcatctttgtttgtttgtgtgtccttGTGATTTCCATTTGCTGTAAATCTCTGTAAATCTGAGAGATTTCAGATTTGTAAAACATCATATTCTTATCATTTACTTCACCCAAAAGCATTGCTACCTGTTTGCAATCATGTTTAGTTCAACACACTGTAGGGGCATCCCATAAAGGAGGACAATTGTAATGAGATTCTGTCAGTGGACATAGGAATATGTGACTTAAGGTGGTTTTGGTGGCTATAGCAACAGGGTTATATACCAATTAATTAACAGTTGAGTTAGACTTATAAAGGTAAAACCTATGActtacacaaacacatgctcacaaacttgtggaaaaaatacatcaatCTGTTGCTGTTGTCGTTTGTCTACTCTTTAGTGGTGTGTTTGACTTAGTGGATGAGTTTTATATTGATCTGGAGTACAGCTTGCTTATCGAGAACAAAACTATTCATACTTGATGTAAAGTAAATTAGGATGAGGCATGGTTAattagaaagaaaagaaaaacattattttcccTCCCAAGAATGGTCTTTACAGGACCATAAGGACATGCACACTAAATAGTCAATTAGAAGTGCCATACTTGCCTAAAGCCAATATAGAGTAAAAATCATACTCACAAGCAATACACCATGCCTATGTGTGATGTATGTGTGATCACTTTGGATCATCTCAAAGTGTCTCTCCATTGGTTATGTTTTCACACTGCCCAAGTCTGTGTTGCCTGTAGTCTTAATGTGTGCCCCTCTCATCCTGTTTTTTGCGAAGAAGAGACCATGGAGGCTCTTACAGCTGAATACGAGGAGGAGgttgaagaggaggatgaggatgaggaggaagaggaaagtGCAGAGGCAGCTCTTGATGAGCAGCAATGGAGCGGGGAAGAGCCTGACCTGGACAGCCCCGAAGCTGAACTTGTAGAGCAGGCAGAGGCCGTAGACAAAGCCCAGGATCTAGAACTGGGACTGACAGAGGCAGCTAGTGCTCCTACAGAAAGCTCTATGGAcagagaggaggatgaggatgaggatgaggaggaggaggaagcagaggGTGAGGAGAGCCCTGAGTCAGGTGTGTCCTCCTCTCTGCGCACACTCCCTGCATGTTACAGCTTGTCCACCGTATACGATTGCCAGATGTGTTAAGGGGCAGGAGAATTTCAGCATTATTCAGGTGGAATGGCAAAACATTGGCCCCATGCACTGCTGTGTCTGCAAGGCAACACAGGCTTGTTAGTGGAAAAAGCCACAATACCTTAATTTTAACCTGTTTATATTGAAATCATTGTTATGCCTGTGTTTTcttattgttgctgttgtttgggGCTGGCTCTTTTGTACTGGTATGATTACGTGCTGCACCCGCAATCGTGCTTTTGATCACCAGCTATAAGCTTCCAGGATTGTTAACACCGATGGCTTGGTGCTGGTATGCCAGTGCATTGCATTTATGTAATCTTTAACCATTATTTCATTGATCACTCATTGGCAGAGGATGGGAGGGGATTTGATGTTGGCTCTCATTTTCCACAAATTTTCGACATCTTATTTAATTATTCAACATTTATCAAAAGACCAAGTCATCTGGTTTCGGTTTTGTCACTGTTAGTTTGTTGCATATAGTATTTATCTGTCATTCACAACCAAGCTTCCACAGTATTTCTGCAAAtgttatttgaattatttaatgACATATGGCAGTTATCATCAACAAGCATGTTCATTTGATCAAAACTATGTAAACATTCTTAGATATGCGCCccttaattttaacaaagaatcattgacattaaaatgttgtaatatACAATAATGTATTGCATGGATATCCATTccatgaatgattgtttgttttccatcaGTCCGCCTGACAGTTGCCCCATGCCGGTACTATCACATACCATGCCATATTTCTATCCATCTCTGACTTGGTGGACCTCATTCTTTCGCCGTTCTTCTTCAGTGATGGCCGTATCATTGTGCTGTAAGTTTCTAAGGAGAGCTTTGCCTGTTTTCCGCTTTCCCAGTACTTGGCCAAATGAATATCAGCGCATGCCAAAGCAAAACCTTTCATCTTGTGTTCATAACAACCAACTTAGAGATGTCCTTTCAGCTGTGAAGATGGACTCGGAAAACCCCGGAAGTGAGAAAAGTGGTTCCGTGAGCCCAGACAGCATCGGATCAGAGAAACGTCCAGAGGAGGTTTTTGAGCATCAGACTCAGGGGTTCTTTGCTGGAGAACGAATCATACCAGAGAGTCCCACCATGGATATGCTGTCGTTTGTACCTCCAGATGTTCAAACTCAAGCCAAAGAATTTGCAAAGTCAATCACCCTTCAGCCCATTTATGGTGAGCCCCTCACAGTGTCAGAGAAGCAGCCATCTGTGGAGGTAGTGGAGTTCAGCAGCCTTGGTGCCCCCTCTGATTTCTCTTCAATGGGAGTCAAAGTTGAAGGAGGAAACTTGACAAGTGATGCAATGTCAGCTTATTTTGAAACATCAGCCACTGATGCTTATGTGTCCCCCCAGGGTAAGGGTGAGGGTTATTATGAACTGAGCAGAGTCGGTGAAGAGAAGAATACTGTTGATTCCAAGCCTCAGAAGATGGGGTCACCAGTGCAGGAGAGTCGTGAAACACAAAACACTGTCACTCAAGATTTCTCAGTTCCTGACAGAGGGAATGAATGCAAGCTTTCCCCTGGTAAACTGGCCTTGGAGCAAAGGAGCTACTCCCTAAACATTACGATTGGAACAATGGATCAAAGTGGCCAAGACAGAATGAGGAACTTTTCACCATTGGCCACTGATATCATGACGTACACCAGTGGCAGTCTCGATGAGTCAGCAGATTACCTCCCAATTACTACTCCctctggagaaaagccacctcCCTTCCCTCCGCTAATTCTGGAGACTGCAGCTTCAATCACTTCTGATTCCTCATCGCCACCAAGGATGGCTGAAGCCATTTCAAATCCCAGCTCTGGACCAGAGTCACCTGAGTCCCCTGAGTCACCCCAGCCATGTGAGAGCAGCCCTAAGAATAACACAGTCATGGCTCAAGACTTGCCTGAGATGCTAGATCTTGCTGGGTCCCGTTCTAGGCTGTCATCTGAAAACACTGACACAGAAATCGTACGGAGAAAATCGTTTCAAACCTTCCCTGATGACTTGCTGGCTGGCTTTGTCTCAGGTGAACAAAGTCctggaattaaaaaaagtgacagTCAGCTGGAAGAGATGGGCTATTGTGTGTTCAGTGAATACTCAGGACCTATGCCGTCCCCTGCTGATGTGATTAGCCCAACAAACACTTCTGCACAGGTCTTCACCCCTGCTGTTCTTGAGGAGAAAGTTGCTGCGCAAGCCAGGAAACTAGCAGTTAGAGACACATCTGTGGAAGACAATAGCCAGGCTTTAGACTTGACtgtcagtgaagaaaaagagaagagtgaaagagagagaaaagattCCTCCGAAGAAGGTCAAAAGAATATAATTGACCAGCTAAATACATCAGTAAGTGAGCAGGTAAAATCGTCTGCCCTCCCAGGGGAATCGTTTGTGACACCCACTGTCACAGTGACTTTAGAAGAAGGTGGGAGGTCAGGAAGCGAGACAGAACGACAAGCCAGTGGCGAAGGCTATGCTTCTGAAACGGAGATCGCTGACTATGAGAGGCAGATCCGCAAACTGGAGATGGAGGGCAGGCCTCTCAGTATGGAGGAAGAACGAGAGTTACAGGAGCTTCGGGAGAAGGTGAAGCTGGTGCACCAGGAGGCCTATGAGGAAGTGGATGCTGAAGATGTGTACCAGTTGACCGGGGTGGCCAAAGACCGCATTGCCAGGCCTGTCAAGTCTTCACCAACTTCGTCAGTGGAAAGTAATATTGATGATGATAAACTACTTTCGCCAGTGCTCTCACCATCCAAGCTTAAACAAAAAGAACTTTATGGTTCCCCTAAAAGAGCAGCATCACCAGTGATAGCAGTAACCAAAGAGGGCACAGAGGAATCTGAGAAAAAAGCTAGAGAGCAGAATGAAAAAGAAGCAACTGAGGGAGAAATAAAGCCTGAGAAAGAGGAGACAGAGAAGAAAATTACAGAAGAGACAGAAAAGaaactgaatgaaataaaaggaagagaagaggaggaaaggaGGGAACAAGATACAGCAGAGAAGAATCAAAGGGAAGAAACTGAGAAAATGCAAATGATACACAAAGAAGAGCAAGAGAAGGAGGAAAGGGAGACTAAAGAAAAGGAAGAGAAGATtgagaaagaaaggaaagaaaaggaaaaggcGGATAGATTAGAGAAAGAGAGGAAAGAAAAAGGGGAGAGGGAAATGAAAGAAAGGGAAGAGGCAGATAGATTagagaaagaaaagagagaaaacgTGGACAGGGAAATGAGAGAAAAGGAAGAGGCAGATAGATTGGAGaaagaaagcaaagaaaaagagaggaaaatcagagaagaggcagagaaggaaGAAAGGGAGACTAAAGAAAAGGAAGAgaggattgaaaaagaaaagaaagaaaaggaggaGAGAGAAAAGGAAGAAGCGGATAGATtagagaaagaaaggaaagaaaaagaggagaaggaaaTCAAAGAAAGGGAAGAGGCAGAGAAAATTgagaaggaaaggaaaggaaaacagGAGAGGGAAAAGAGAGAAAGTGAAGAAGCAGAGAGGATTGaggaagaaaggaaagaaaaagaagagctgGTGATGAGTGGGAAGGAAGAGGCAGAGAGCATTGAAAATGGgaggaaagagaaagaaagtggGGAAATAGAAGAAAgggaagagaaagaaaaggagaaagaggaaagagatatgaaagaaaagaaagatttAGAGGCGAGGGAGATTAAAGAAAGGGTCGAGCAAGAAGAGTTAGCGGTGGCaaggaaagaggaaaaagaaagaaatgaaaacgAGTTAAGGGAAAAGGAAAATAAGCTTCAACAGGAGATACAAAATGTTGAAGAGACAAAGATAATGGctgaattggacaaaatcaaaccagctgaaaaagaaaaagaggaagaggagttaGCTGCTGGAGCAGCTGCGGTCAAGGAGGTCACTGAGACTCGTGCCGCCATTGAATCAGTGGTGACGGTGGAAGACGACTTCATCACTGTCGTCCAGACCATCGATGAAGCGGATGAACCGGGACACAGTGTTCGTTTCTCTGCTCCACCTGAAGCTTTGTGTATACCTAGTGGAGAAGAGCAAGAGGATTACGAGGATGAGGAGCAgaatgatgatggtgatgatgaggaggagtcTGTGGAGTTGGCCCAGGAGGCAGACATTGAGGCTGCCAGTTTTGAAGAGGTTTGTGACATTCCTGATACCCCTGCGTCTCCTGAGAGGGAAGCGCAAACAGTAGAAACAGAAGGTCTCACAGAAAGTTATGACAGAGATGAAACCACCATGGACGACTCCATCCTGGACAGCTCTTGGGTGGACACACAAGGTGaggccttttctttttttcttttttttttttttacttggattTGCTTTTGTCTTGTTTCCACCAAGTTGTATGGTTCACTTCAATTGCTTCTACCAAACAATTGTCTTTCGACCAATTCACGAAAAGCAATGTGTCACTCGACTCTCCACTAGGTGTTGTACAGACGAGTCGACTCATCGCTAATCATGTTTTTGGCTTCAAGAAGAAGCACACTTAGCAATAGTTGAAAGAATTATCtccttaatttatttaaattgtccTTTATTTCTGAATGCACAGCTTTGGTAAGTGAGAGACAACCAGTAAAGCCAGACTCAAACAGGATTTTGAACCCTTTTTTTGGCCTACACTGTCAAAGTGGTAGGAGAGCAGGGAATTTCACTGAAGATCACTGATTATTTGCAAACACTGTAAATGTGAAAACCTGCGGCTTCCATGTAACCCCTACTCTCCACGAATGTACTGAAGCCTAGCACTGCTGGCTGCATCCCAACAGCGTGGTACTGAAAAGTGCAATGCTGAGAAATACCCAACTGAACCAAACCCGACCGGTTAAAATGAAGTTTACTTCtggaatgtttttaatttttccaagaataacaataatgataacGATGTtctatattgtgtttttttggggggggggcagatgaTGACAAGAGCATGGCTACAGAGCAGATACAGCCCTTTCCTAAGGTGCGTAGTCCTGtcaaaaagtccactgtggtcCAGAATAAGCAGACACAGCAGAAGAGAACACAGAAGCATGAAAAGCCAGTCAAGCCGAAAACTAAGGGTGGGCGGACTAAAGGCAGACTCTCCACCCCTGAACGCAAACCACTGCACAAGGACCCTGTTTACGTCCCTCGAGAGAAGAAAAAAGGTTATTTCCTTTCCAGTTGTATCCCTTTTTTGACTCTCCTCAGCTGTGACTCTTTTGCATGTTGTATTACAGCATATTGGCTACATCTTAatgccacaattctgtcactCAGTTGTTGTACGTAACAGACTAAAGCTGGGAATTCATTTTGTGAATTACGACTGAGTTGGCACGCTAACTTTTGATTGAGGGCTTATTTCATACTATCAGTCAAAAAAGTGTATTGCAATTTAATAGTATCAACTCTAGAATCATACAGTGTATGCCCATCTTAATATAACTGAATTTGAGGAACTGTTGACCATTtgttaaaacaattgtttttgatGCACATTCTGTTCAGTGGTTCGACCTTCAATTGTTGACGTCTTTCTGCTTATGTGGCCCTGCGACCGATTAATATAGCTGTGATAAAGAAGACTGACTTTACCAAAAAAATGGAAGCTCAAACTCTGTCCCCGTCCAAGAGGATTGGACCGAAACAAGCTGTCCGCCAGACCCGTCCCACCCAGCATCATTCCTGTCCTAGAAGGAGACCCACAGGTGATTACTTCTACTGTCGTGCATTTCTGCAGCGCCACGTCCAGCAATATCTTCCATTTGGTGTTAGAATAAAATGCTTTTTAGGTTATATATGTTTGTGAAGAAGCTTGGTCATTCAGCTCATGGCAATAACCAAAAGTGTCTATCGACCTTTTAGTGATTACTGGGTATCCtgagtttttttcctttatcAATTTGTACATGCTCTTTTAAACTGATTTAATTAGGTCAGTTAAAAGTTAGTTAAGAGTCGAGAAGATATCAAATTCAACTACCTCGAAatcagtgctgtgaaaaactgACACGTCTCAGTACTCATGTTTTGCATAttggttccttttttttttacatcatgtatgttttttttttactttttgttataATAAAAAGTCTTGTGTTATCTTTTTATttggcttcatttgtgtcttcatcttttttcttgtttttcactGTACTTTCTTTTGCACCCACACACTTTTTCACCGGCCTAATGCACAATATATTCTGTATGCTTCTCTCCAATACATAAATGCAATATGTATGATGTATTTCTTGTTTAaaagtcccatattttggctatttagacctccgtagactgactctctaacatggactcagtataaaagtgtccatttcatttaaaaaaacaccttgattCTGTCAcgatgagtgtccagaaaaggcccctctgtcAGCTTCTTCTGTTTGACGTGCTTGgttcatatttggctaagacttcCCCCTTTCCTCCAATTGGTTGCCTTAAGAGAAATTCGAAcaacctgatttcaggcctctcggcagaaaaacgtctcgAACCcaggaatgtgtggatgattctaattcatatttcatgtttactgaggcaccgtaGAGACTATATTACATCTAGatactagaaaaaaaatactagaaaaatttggtttggcaaaatatgtcccctttaagcaCTGACCTATGGACTGTATTATACAGTTTATTTTGTAGATTTGGAGACACATTGTTCTTATTCAAAATGTTCGTCTCACTCTTTGCATGAATTTGTTTATGTATTCAAGTGTTATTGACATATATTCTTTGTCTTTTAGAGCAACTTTCTGACAGTCGTCAGCCGCTCACAGTTGCACGGCGGTCTTGCGACAGGGCGTTGGTGAGTAAATTCCATTAGCCCTAACAAGGCAGTGACCTCTGGCACCAAGACCATTTAAAGACATTCAGattatattttgtgtgtattattgatattttaaaagTATGTAATGTTTCAAATTCCAATTGCCCTTCTTAAATATGATTTGGGTTCCCAGTTTCTTGTCAGTATTTGCATCCTTTATACTTGAGGATCCTCACGTTTCTTAATGCAGACCACCCCGTGACCAAACTGGAAAACAGGTTGACAGACTTCTTGTGTGCGCAACAATAACTACAATAACTACGGGCTGATGACATGATGCAGTTAACAAACTGCTGAGTTGAGATTATCGTTAGCTTGCACAAATGCAACGTTAGAGGAGAGTAACACATTCTCTAATTTCTATCGAATATTCCCTGCTTGTTGTTGGCTAACGACAGACATATAACATTCACATAATTTACTACTTTTAGGTCACagtatgttgtgttttattatGAATAAAAGTTACgcagctaatgttagcatatAGACACATTACATACCTTTgtagtcacatactgtatgtaagatAAAGCATACAGCTTAAAACCTTTGTCCATTTTTGTGGCAAGTGTCAGATGTCGCCCTGCAAATGCAAAGGACATCCGATATGGTCATCTTTGCTATCTCTTGGAGACATCTTatgaaaaacaaagacattgtAGCTGCTTTGTCCCGGTCTCCTGTCATAGGGCTCCGCTGGTGACCTGGACCGGAAGAAAGTGCTTTGACCTCGTCTCATTTCTCGGTTTGCAAATTCCTAGGTCCCTTGTCCTTGCTCCTTTCGTGTCGCTTTCAATGTAAATGCAAAGGAGCAAGGATAGTTGCAATTAAAAGACTTGAGATGAGCCCTTTGTCTTGTTTTGCCAAAAGCGAAAGTTGATAACCCCTATTAGTCGCAGATCAAGTGCTGTTCCAATTCAAAGCTCGGGTTTTGCCAAGAATGGTCAACCAACAGGACGTAAGTGAAACAGACTCATGTACAGTGTACACTAAAGTATTTTGTCAAGTGTTGGTCAAAATGCCGGTTATTTTATGGCCTTCCATTTTGGCATCAGGCATGTGTGTTCGATTGCCAGCTGTCCTAGCACACATTAAATCATAACGTCAAGTAGGCTAGTGTTCCAATAATTCTAAATGGCCCGACTGGAAAGCTTCAAACCTTTGACAGAACTGCACTAGAGCCATTGAAGACCATAACCAAAGGGACAAAGTTGATGTTTGTTTTAGCCTTTGATTCACTCTCAAACTGTGTTTGAGGTCACAGAAAAGGGACTTCATAGAGTATGCATCAGTGTGCATTGTTATGTCCTTAAAGGagccagtgttttttgtttgcttgtttgttttaatcTGTTAcagatgattatttatttttagtatcaTTGGTATTGTTATGTTGTGAGCATAGCATCACTGgtaaggtttttatttttcttattgttaTTACCATCAACTGATGCATCAAATAGAGAAAGCCAATTTTGTTGTGTGAATATTTTATATGATTTTGAATTTGCTACATTATTTCATACAATGGCTGTGCTGACTTCACAGTTAATGGGGTTTGTTCGCAGTGATTCATTTGAAGTCACAGAGTAGGTGTTAAATCATCCTGTGACATTTTGGCACCGACTATTTCACTCCTCTGACATCATAATGACAGTTATTGTGTCCAAATAACAGCATTTATGCATATCACAAATTGTGCTCAACTTTGTGTTTTGCTTTATGTTTACAGTCTTCTAGTTTTACTGTCATCCTTATCCGTTGTTAATCTCAAAGCAGCAGATTTAGCATGAGAGCTGGTTCAGATTTCATGTTccagctatttttatttttattcaccaaaaataaaacttaatgAATCAGCTCTACAAACACTTGATCTGATATATTTGATCATTCATGTGGAAGCAGTGTTATTTTCACCCATGTCATCCTGTGCTCTGTGTTTTGGTGTTGTGCCACTCACTCCCCCGGGACTCATTTGTCTGCCATTTCAGTGCCATGCTCAGCATATTTCCCTaacaaagacacacaccttcatGTCCACAATGGTTACCTCATTAAATGGACCTCATCCATCCTCAGGATCAGTAATTGCAACTCTCATAGCCAAGGTAGGTGGATGGTAATGTGGCAGTCGAACTGCAAGGATTTACgaggaaaataaattatattcatattttttttttttttaaaggctacTGTAAACCAGCTACCTAAAGTGTCACtagctaaataaatattttgttttattttgtgtttcacaGGATGGTAGATCACAAAGTCCTGACAAGAGAACTTCTGTGCCGCGGCAAGCCTCCTCTCTTAGTCGCCGCGGATACCATGAGGACAGTTCAACCTCCATCACCAGCTCTGGTTCAACAGCACCCCGCAGACCCACAAGTAGGCTGTCATTCCTCTAATGTTGTCTTTCCCAAACCTGTTCGGCTCATAACCCAAATTACAAATTTGGTTGGTCCCCAGgatccaaatttgtctgaataaTAATTTGTCTCTCTATTGAGTGTACAGTGTTCCTTCGCGAATGACGGAGTGCTGCCGCCAATAGCGAATCTGCAAGTAACTGGTCCCACCCAAAAAGATATATGCTGTATTTGTCTATGGATGCCGcaggatggcagcaaagcactacatgaagcCCCTCAGTTTACTTCAACTTAGTTACTTGGCACCGGAATggcacaagatggtgccaaagcaatactgtttTGAGACACGCCTTTGGACTTAGGACAAAATCAGCGAATATGTGAATTCGCAAATGCCGATTTGTGGGGGGGGTCACTGTAAAAGATTGTTTGAAAAAATCTTGCTACAATTTGTCGACAAACAATCCCCGTCTTGTTTTGCCCGTTTGTCCTCTTTCAGCTTGCCGTGCTGTGATGAGGGCAGAGCAAAGGACAGGTCGAGCTCCCAGTATGACAGGTAGAGAGAATTCAGTATTTTTAGCATATTACCACAAGGAGTTCTTCGTTCCGTTGTTTGTACCGTTCCTATGGTGTTGACATAACCCACATTTTCCCATAGTCATATCATAAACCTACACTAACACATTTGTAGtcataattacattacattttgtatGAAATACACTGCTGGGaccttaaataaaaacatttaaattaaaacagttaGTAAAGACGGTAAATGAGCGTTCCTTCTTTTGCCATgtgatgacatactgtatttttatgctGCTGCACAAATTAGTTCATCGCATGCTGCCCGTAACCTAGAAACATCGTATGTTAGTATCACTGTAAATGGAGGACATCCTGTATTGCGCAGAAATAGCTTTACAGGCTTTATCCTTAGATTTCTCCCCAACAGTCTCAGAGCCGCTGCGCTCTCGCTCAGCCCGCAGTGGCCACTCCACACCACGGACCCCCGGCTCTAGCGCCATGACCCCTGGCACCCCTCCCAGCTGCTCATCATCCTCAAGAACTCCCGGAACCCCTCGTTCCCTCAGCGTGATGTCCCAGGAGAGGAAGGTGGCTGTGGCCCGGACCCCGCCCAAGTCCCCTGCCACCACTCCCAAGCAGCTCCGACTCCTCAACCAACCTTTACCTGACTTCAAGAAGGTCCGGTCCAAAGTTGGCTCCATAGACAATATCAAGTATCAGCCCAAAAGTGGACAGGTAACACTACCATTTACGTCACGCTGTATCCACCTCTCTGTAACTACTACTTATTTCTTTAGGACTGTAGGAGCTATTTTAGTCATAATGTAGGTTTTAGACTTTTCGTTTTACTCTCCTTTATGTTTTCCTTCCATCTTCCTTT contains:
- the map2 gene encoding microtubule-associated protein 2 isoform X5 — encoded protein: MADDRQPEDSASQWDPSGGQEPTGTHGANGFSSSSYRTCQTSGTHATSAPFSSRENGFNGELTGAHAITAEQVSARIVQEVTAEAVAVLKGEQESQRLPSVEDTTNLPPSPPPSPAAEQFGPLEQDVGDEEEAGPLRRFQNSRERCKFLAPSISVSVPEDDPYHSDEEYYEHPLFSPEWTHSGARPMGQAVAFRQIEAVKMDSENPGSEKSGSVSPDSIGSEKRPEEVFEHQTQGFFAGERIIPESPTMDMLSFVPPDVQTQAKEFAKSITLQPIYGEPLTVSEKQPSVEVVEFSSLGAPSDFSSMGVKVEGGNLTSDAMSAYFETSATDAYVSPQGKGEGYYELSRVGEEKNTVDSKPQKMGSPVQESRETQNTVTQDFSVPDRGNECKLSPGKLALEQRSYSLNITIGTMDQSGQDRMRNFSPLATDIMTYTSGSLDESADYLPITTPSGEKPPPFPPLILETAASITSDSSSPPRMAEAISNPSSGPESPESPESPQPCESSPKNNTVMAQDLPEMLDLAGSRSRLSSENTDTEIVRRKSFQTFPDDLLAGFVSGEQSPGIKKSDSQLEEMGYCVFSEYSGPMPSPADVISPTNTSAQVFTPAVLEEKVAAQARKLAVRDTSVEDNSQALDLTVSEEKEKSERERKDSSEEGQKNIIDQLNTSVSEQVKSSALPGESFVTPTVTVTLEEGGRSGSETERQASGEGYASETEIADYERQIRKLEMEGRPLSMEEERELQELREKVKLVHQEAYEEVDAEDVYQLTGVAKDRIARPVKSSPTSSVESNIDDDKLLSPVLSPSKLKQKELYGSPKRAASPVIAVTKEGTEESEKKAREQNEKEATEGEIKPEKEETEKKITEETEKKLNEIKGREEEERREQDTAEKNQREETEKMQMIHKEEQEKEERETKEKEEKIEKERKEKEKADRLEKERKEKGEREMKEREEADRLEKEKRENVDREMREKEEADRLEKESKEKERKIREEAEKEERETKEKEERIEKEKKEKEEREKEEADRLEKERKEKEEKEIKEREEAEKIEKERKGKQEREKRESEEAERIEEERKEKEELVMSGKEEAESIENGRKEKESGEIEEREEKEKEKEERDMKEKKDLEAREIKERVEQEELAVARKEEKERNENELREKENKLQQEIQNVEETKIMAELDKIKPAEKEKEEEELAAGAAAVKEVTETRAAIESVVTVEDDFITVVQTIDEADEPGHSVRFSAPPEALCIPSGEEQEDYEDEEQNDDGDDEEESVELAQEADIEAASFEEVCDIPDTPASPEREAQTVETEGLTESYDRDETTMDDSILDSSWVDTQDDDKSMATEQIQPFPKVRSPVKKSTVVQNKQTQQKRTQKHEKPVKPKTKGGRTKGRLSTPERKPLHKDPVYVPREKKKAVIKKTDFTKKMEAQTLSPSKRIGPKQAVRQTRPTQHHSCPRRRPTEQLSDSRQPLTVARRSCDRALDGRSQSPDKRTSVPRQASSLSRRGYHEDSSTSITSSGSTAPRRPTTCRAVMRAEQRTGRAPSMTVSEPLRSRSARSGHSTPRTPGSSAMTPGTPPSCSSSSRTPGTPRSLSVMSQERKVAVARTPPKSPATTPKQLRLLNQPLPDFKKVRSKVGSIDNIKYQPKSGQTHKEQIMAAEAKLKASSWIWNSVLRVISFTLCLSAAHSMTWTQGLLNHILNKKLDFRYMQSKCSSKDNLKQPPSGGNVLIPSVKLDYSHVQSRCGSLDRRGYSAGGGNIQIQNKKIDLSHVTSKCGSLDNIHHRPGGGNIRIESVKLDFKDKAQAKVGSLDNAHHTPGGGRVTIESHRLTFRDHAKARVDHGAEIIVRSPGRSRSMSPHRHRDSHVSSSGSLNMLESPQLATLAEDITAALAKQGL